The segment ACCTTAAAAGGTGAAATTCTTAAGAAGAGTGTTTTTCCCTTAGCGGAACACTCTTTTTTATTTGGTTTCAAAGTGCGATCGCCATATTACTGCGCTGGCTAAAGTTACACGCTGATTGCTTTGCCTAGAGCGATGGTGCAAGCATCTAGTTATAATGTCTAAGAAGTAAAAAATCTACTTAACACTTTAACCCCAGCTTCATAGTGCGTGAGTTTAAGTTATCCTGCCTATTGCTAAACTTCTACTTAAAAAAGTTACCAATTTAGGAACGCCATCGTGCCAATCAATACAGCCAAACTTCAAAGCATTTTGCAAAATTTTGTTACTTCTGCGAGTGATGTTCAGGGTGTAGCCCTCGTCTCGCCTGACGGATTATCTTTAGCTGCAACTTTACCGGGCGAAATGGATGAAGAACGAGTTGCTGCAATGTCTGCTGCTATGCTGTCTTTAGGCGAACGCATTGGCAGCGAGTTGTCGAGGGGAACGATAGACCGCATCTATGTTGAAGGCGATAAAGGCTTCGGCATTTTGACTTCGTGCGGCGAAGAGGCGGTATTTTTGGTGTTAGCGAGCAAGGCTGCTAAACAGGGTGTGCTGATGCTAGAAATTAAGCGCGTGCTTCCAGAACTGAAGACGCTTTTAACTTAAAAAGTCGGTAAGCCAAAATAGCGCGATCGCGTTCCAAAAGCTCTAATCATCACTAATTGTTCGTTTGAAAAAGGGTTTCTTTTTACAAGCTACACATCGTCGGAATAATAATGCCTGATATCTTAGTTTAGGTAATGAAAGTACTACCTCTTTGCCCCCTATCAAGGGAAACAAAAATCATTATGAATCCTGAATCATGAGGTTTTCTCAGGGACAAAACCTGCGGCAAATTATCCCCGTTGTCGTAACAGGTACAGTAGGCGCTGGTAAATCTAGTTTTATTCGCTCGGTCAGCGACATCGCCCCTGTCGATACAGATCGTAAAGCTACAGACGAAACAGCTTTGATGAAGAAAAAAACAACTGTAGCTATGGACTTTGGACGCTTGCATTTAGGCAATAAGATATCAGTCCATCTTTACGGTACTCCAGGCCAGTCTCGCTTTGATTTTATGTGGGATATTTTGATTCGCAGGGCGGCTGCTTATATATTATTGGTAGATGCCCATCGCCCCAGCGATTTTCGCTATGCTCGTAAAATTTTATCTTTTATGAAACAGCGGGTAAATATTCCTTTGATAATTGGTTTAACTCATACTGATTGTAAGGGGGCTTGGTCTAAGGATAATGTGGCGATCGCATTGGGTTTTGTTGATGAGAAAAGACGCCCCCCAATTGTTATTCTCAATCCCACGCAGCGACAATCGGTAGTTCAGTTGTTAACTATATTAGTGCAACAAGTTTTGCAAAGAACAAGATAATTTGAAGTGGAAACTTTAACCTCGCCCCCTGCCCCTGTCTCTTGGAAATTTCCTGTAAGGAGAGGGCTACCGATTAGGATTGGATATGTTAGTTGATGTGGAAAATAAATTATGGAAGATGGAAGAAAATATCTCAATCGTCGAAAGTTGCTGAAGAGATACGCAGCTGGCGAGAGAGACTTTGCTGGGATTAGAATCAGTTCGTCCGGACTGGATGGAGAAGATTTGCGGGAAATTGATTTGAGCGGAGCCGATTTGATAGGTGTTAATTTGAGCGGCGTTAACCTGAGCTATGCCAACTTGAGTAGAGCCAAAATGCTTTGTGTTAACCTCACTAATGCCAATCTCAGTTATGCCAATTTGCGAGGAGTTGACTTGAGCGGTGCTGATTGCATAGGGACTGACTTCTCCAATGCCAGTTTGAATGATGCTATCTTGACGGCTGCTATATTTGATGGGGCTAACCTCTACAGGGCAGCGATTGGTGGTACTGCCAAATTCATAAAAACTGACTTGAGGGGAGCTAAAAATTTCCCCCCCCTCGGAGAAGGTGTTTTCGTGTATCAAACCTTTAGAGAAGATGGAAGTTTCTTCGAAGGACCTGCTTGGATTGAGTGAGGTGTTTTTAAACTTATAGTATTAAAAAAAAAGGGCTTAGTAAAAAGCCCCTAAACTTATGAAAGCTACTAAAAGATTGGTTAGAAACTAGCCCACCGCTACTTTTCCAATTTCGTCGGGGGTGAGATGCGAGTGTAAAACTTCTCCGTCGCGGAACCAGACTATACGTTTTGTGAGACGCGCTACATCGGGTTCGTGAGTGACCATTACTACAGTTATACCACTTTCATTCAGCTCTGTGAAAATGCCCATTACTTCTTGGGTGGTTTTTGAATCGAGTGCGCCTGTAGGTTCGTCAGCTAGTAGTAAGACTGGACGGTTGACAATAGCCCTCGCGATCGCTACCCTTTGCTGTTGTCCTCCAGATAGCTGATTTGGTTTATTATTTAATCGATGTTCCAACCCAACGCGCACCAAAGCTTCCCTAGCGCGATCGCGTCTTTCAGCATAAGGAATACCAGCATAAACCATCGGCAACATAACATTTTCCATTGCCGTTAACTGGTGCAATAAATGGAATTGTTGGAACACAAACCCCAGCTTGCGATTGCGAATGTTGGCTAACTCAGAGTCTTCCATCTGCGCCACATCCTCGCCATCTAGGTAATAGTGACCAGCCGTAGGTCTGTCTAGACAGCCAATAATATTCATAGCGGAAGACTTACCCGAACCCGACGCACCCATAATCGAGCAATACTCGCCCTGTTCTACCGTTAGGCTAACACCAGCAAGGGCGCGAACTTCAGTATCGCCCATACCATAGACTTTGGTAACGTCCTCCATCCGAATGATCAGGGGCTTTTGCACAGAAGCGGTTTTCTGCTGTTGGGCGCTATCAACTGCTGTCTGTTGGCTGTTGGGTGTCATATCAAATTTGGGTCTACTTGTTAATAATTATGGCAGAGCAGCAAGGGAAGTGCTTCACCTATTCAGGTGACATCAGTGGTAATTTGAGCTACCAAAGGCGGTAAGAGAGAGCAGGCTTGCTCTAATTCACGATACGTGGAAATTAGTTTAAGTTCCAACCTGGTAAATAATAGGTCGATATCTAGGCAAGGGAATTGGTTTACCCTCTGCACTTGCAGCCTCAAGCCATGCAGCCTTAGCAACAATCACCTCACGCACAGCTTCTTCTGGTGTTTCGCCAAAAGCAGAACAGTATTTTAAGTCAGGAATATCGGCAATATAACCCTCATCCTCTTCGCTGTAGAAGACATTAATGTGATAGTCTTTCATAGTTCATCCTCAAGCGTGAGAGCGTACTCTTCAATTAACAATAAAAATTGGCGTATTTGGTAGGGAATTGCCTTGCCTTTTTTATTCTGAATGTTAATAAGCCCTGGCACAGAAGGATGTTTAAAGATATGATGGCTACCGTTGATCCGATCCAGACTGAACCCAAATGCTTCAATCAGCGTCACCATTTCATCAAACTGGATATTCTTCGATCCAGATAGAACTTTTTCCAGTAATTTGCGCTTTTTCACTGTCGTTATGGTTAGAGTCGTGAATAGCAGCCTTACGCACTTCTGAGAGCAACAATTGGGTCAAGTTTAGCTGCACGTCGCGCCGGAACAACCCCAAAGAATAAACCAATACCGCCCGAAATACTGACAGCCATAATAATTGCGATGGGCGAAACTCCAGCTTTCAAAGGCGTCAACGCACTAATCAGCCCAATACCGCCTACACCAAGGACAGTACCTACTAAACCACCAGCAGCCGAGAGAATAACCGCCTCAATAATAAATTGAATTAGGATATCTTGTTCTTGGGCACCGATAGCTTTACGGAGTCCGATTTCCTGAGTGCGTTCGGTTACGGAAACCAGCATGATATTCATAACACCAATACCGCCCACTAGCAGAGAAATAGCCGATGTTGCTGCTAGCAACAAAGTTAGAGATCCACTGATAGTATTGACAATTTGAAGTAAATCTTTCTGGTTGCGGACAGTAAAATCATCCTCATCAACAATTTTGTGGCGCAACCGCAGCAAGTTAGCAATTTGGAACTGGGCGGCGCGACTATTCGCTTCATCTTTAGCAGAAACGGAGATAAAAGAAACTTCCAAACCATAAGGAGATGTACGCCCGGTTAGGCGGTTTGCCATCGTAGTTATAGGTACATAAATCGTGTCATCCTGGTTGCTTCCCAGAAAAGAGCCTTTAGACTCCATTACGCCAATTACTTCAAAGCCAAGATTTTTGACTCGTACCCTTTGATTTACCGGATCTGTATCACCAAAAAGTTTAGTTGCTACCTCTGACCCTAAAACAACAACTTGGTTATTGCCTTTAATATCTTGGTCGTTGAAAAATCTTCCTTTAGCAACGTTAAAGCTGCGGACGGGCAAAAATGCGGGCGTCGTTCCAATAATTTGAGTATTGGTATTTTTGTTGCGGTAAACGATTGGGAATCGATTTTGTATTTGGGGAGCTACATCTTTAACAGAAGGAACCTGAGTAGCGATCGCTTCTGCATCTGCCAGCACGAGTGTCTTTGGCACGTCTCTGTTGCGTTCTGCATTTTGATTGCCCGGAATTATAAACAGCACGTTTGGCCCTAGCGACTCAAACTGCTCTGATGCTAATTTCTGAGCGCCTTGCCCGATTCCTACCATTGCAATTACCGAGGCATTGCCAATGATAATACCCAGCATAGTTAGGCTGCTACGCAGTTTATTAGCCACCAAAGTTGTAGCGGCCATTTTAACGCTTTCTACAATATCCATACTTGTTAGTGGTAATAGGAATGGGGAACTTTGGGACTGCTTTAGGGGATTAGGGGCATGGGGAACTCCGGACTCCGGACTCCGGACTCCAGACTTTCAATTCCCAATTCCCAATTCAGGCTTATTCATTTTGCGGCTGGTTGCGCTTGCTGTTTTTGGGCAAGTCAATAAACACGCGATCGCCCTCAGTTACTCCCTCTAAGATCTGCGTTTGATCTTTAATCGACGACCCAATCTTAATTGGCTTAAACTTGGGTTCGTTCTTTCCATCCGGTATCAGTACCCCAGTCTGGCCCTTCTCGGTGACAATCGCTACCGTTGGCACCACTAGGGCATTATTAACCTGATTTCCCAAAAACGTCAGATCAGCATTCATCCCCGACCGCAGCTGCTCTTTGCCAGTATCAATTGCCAGCCGCACCTCAAATGACGTGACATTTTGATCCAATATGGCTTCGGGTGCGACTAGCCGCACAGTCCCTTTAAATACTTTTTCGGGATAGGCATCAGCGACAATTTCAACCTGCTGTCCGGGTTTAATTTGTCCGATATTCACCTCTGGGACTTTAGCTTTAATTTCTAAATCCTTAGCGATCGCCACAATAGAAGTAGACGTAGCCGAATTCGTACTAGAAGCCGATGTAGTCGGCGTCACGAAAGCGCCTACGTTGGCATACTTTTGCGTCACAGTTCCATCAAACGGTGCGCGGATCTCCGTATCTTCTAGCTGATATTGCGCCGCCTGCAATTGAGCTTGAGCCGCGTCAACCGCTGCTTTTAACTGGGCAATTTCCTCTGAACTCTTACCATTTTTCAGTTGTTCTAAGGCAGAACGCGCTTCTACCACAGCAGCTTCTAGCTGGTCAATTTCCTCTGGACGCTTGCCTTTTTGGGTCTGCTGTAGCCCAGATCGCGCCTCTTCTACTGCGGCTTTGAGCTGGTCAATTTCTTGAGGCTTGCCATTTTTCACCTGCTGTAAAGAAGACCGTGCTTCCGCCGCTGCTGCTTCCAAGGCTTGTATTTCCTCTGGACGGCTGCCCTTCTTCACCAACTCCAAGCGTTTTTGGGCTTGTGTCAGGCCAGCCCCAGCTGTAGTATTTTCGGTCTTCACCTGGTTGAATTGATCCTGAGAAATCGCTCCCTTCTCTAGCAAGGTTTGATAGCTTTTCAATCTTTGTTGCGTCTGATTGACCCTCCCCAACGCATCGTCAACTTGGGCTTGAGCTTGGGAAATCTCTTCTGGACGACCCTGCCGCGCTTGAGCCAGACGCGCTTCGGCTTGAGCCAGACGCGCTTGTGCCTGGGCAATTTCTTCGGGACGACCTGCTTGGGCTTGAGCCAGACGCGCTTGCGCTTGAGCTAGACGTGCTTGAGACTGGGAGATTTCTTCGGGGCGACTTGTCCGCGCTTGAGCCAGCCGCGCTTCGGCTTGAGCCAGCCGCGCTTGAGCCTGGGCTATTTCTTCCTTCCGGCTGCCATTTTGGGCATCTGCCAACGCCGCTTTAGCTTTAGCCAAGTTAGCTTCTGCTTGTCTGACCTGCGCCTTAATCTCCCTATTTTCCATGACGCCGATGATTTGCCCCGCCCGGACTTTATCCGACTGCTCCACACGCAACTCTGCCAAACGCCCAGAGGTTTTGGGGCTAAGGTTGACGCTTTGAATCGGAACTACAGAGCCGCTAGCGGTAATCCGCACGCTCAAGGTTTGCGATGTAACTGGTACGGTCAGTTTATCGATTTCTACTTGGGGCGTACTTCGGGATTTAATGTAGTAAGTTGTAGAACCAACGCCCAATACGCCCGCTGCCACCAGCCCGATTATCCAACGGTAGGCATTGTTGCCTTTTTTACGTGGTGAGGGCGGTTTTTGTGGGTTGGACTTGGGAGTTGTTTTGGCGCTTTCTGGTTCGGCGACGCGAGCAGCCGTTCTGGAATTGCCATTGAAAAAGTTAGGAAGTTGCATACGTGTTGTCTGTCAGATTCAGGCACTAAAAAGTAGCCGATTTATCCTTGACGGGCAGAGGCGTCCGGATATCCGGATGTCGGGAGGAAGTAGGAAGATAGATGAATGTTACTTTACCTTTCTTAATCTTAGCGACTTGAGATGCCCGGATGGAAGGAATTTTTGAAGGCTGGATCGCCAATATCCGCCAAGTTTTAGTAGTATTTACCCTTCGCCTATGTGTAAACCCTGGAAGTTTACCGATGTGTAATATAGTTTTCTATCTACTAGATTAAGATGGGCTAACGGCGAAGCACTTCACCCATTAGGGTAAAATGACGTTCGCGATCGCCATTTTTCGTTTCCCCAAGGCGCGACACGCATTCGCGGGCAGGCGGCACTACACCTACGCTCTTGATATCCTGACTTGGATACTGGTCTGGTGGGAAGACTTCTGCCAATTAAATTGAGGATGGGTTAACTTATCGGAAGATTGCTTTAAGTTTTGCCCCGGCAACCTAAAGCGTCTCCTTTTGTTTGTTGTTCTTCTGAGGCTGCACAGTGCCCAAGCGTATACCTTTATTATCCCTTCTTGTTCTCCTGGGTTTATGGAGCGTGCCACAGCCGAGTTTTGCACAGGCTCTCGTCCCTTATACGCTGCAACTTGATTCAAAAGAGCTAGAGCAGCAGGGCTTGATCCTGGCACAAGATGCGGCTCAATTGGCAAGATTTCAACAATTTGAACTGGCGCTACCCAGAGCGCAGTTGTCTACTCAGCTAGCTCCTCAGCGGTTTCAAACCTGGTTTTTGCTGGGAACTTTGTACGTGCAATCACAGCAGGTAGATAAGGGAATTACCGCTTTGCAAAAGGCTCAGTCCTTGGAACCCAAGGAGGCTTCGATTCGGTTTTCTCTGGGTAGCGCGTACTTCCAGCAAGGCAAGTACCAGACAGCAGTTTCTAGTATCCAAGAGGGTTTGAAGTTAAAACCCGATGTTCCGGAAGCTTTATTTGATTTGGGCAATGCTTACTATAAGCTGGGTAATTCGCAGCAAGCGATCGCTCAGTATCAAAAAGCAGCCGCCAAAGATCCCAAGTTCTGGCCAGCTATTAATAATATTGGCCTAGTTAAGTACGAATCTGGTGATGTCGAAGGGGCGCTTCGTCAGTGGCGCGCGGCGAACTCTCTCGATAGCAAAGCCGCCGAACCCCTGCTGGCAATGGCGGTGGCGCTGTATGGCAAGGGGGACAGGGAACAAGGTTTGAGGATGGGAGAGGCGGCTATCCGCATCGACAATCGCTACACTGATTTGAAGTTTCTTAAGGATAATCTCTGGGGCGATCGCTTGATAAACGATACGAAAAAGTTCCTACAAATTCCCAGAATTCAAGCCAGTATAGCTGAAGCTAAGAGCCAACCTTCACCAAGCGAAATGGCACCCCAATAATCGGTAATAGGTAATAATGAATGATGAATTAATAAAAGATTTGATAATTCATCATTCATATTTTTTCCAATTACCTATTCCCCAGAAGTCTATGATTTTTGCAACATTGCCATAATCTGCTCTACAAATAGTTGATGGTCAACTACTGGTTTAGAAATATAGCCATCAGCGCCGCTCTGCTTAAGAAAGTTTTCGCGATCGCCATCCATAGCGTGAGCCGTTACCAAAATAATCGGTAATTTAGCCGTTTCCGGATTACCTTTCAAAATCTGCGTAATTTTGATGCCATCAACTGATTTGCCTTGATAAACACTGTTGGTCAGAGAAACATCCATCAAAATAATGTCAGCTTCCCCGGAGTGGGCAATTTGGATTACCTCTTCCACATCTTCAGTGTGCTTCACGTCCAACCCGCCACGCTTACTCAAAATTTTCGAGAAAACGCGAACATTTATTGGCTCGTCTTCTACAATCAAAACTGTTGTCATGCTTCGCTTTTCCTGAGTTCCCAGTCATTGGCGCTGAAGGCTTGCCCATCGCGCTTGATGCACTATTTAGCCAACACCGCCCTAATCCGCTCTACAAACAGTGTAGAGTCAACCACTTGTTTAGAAATATAGTCATCAGCGCCGCTTAGCTTGCAAACGTGTTCGCGATCGCCATCCATAGCGTGAGTTGCCGCTAAGATAATCGGTAATTTAGCCGTTTGCGGGTCAGCTTTCAACATCTGCGCGATCTTGATGCCGTCAACTGACTTTCCTTGGTAAACACTGTTGGTCAGAGAAAGATCCATCAAAATGATATCAGCTTCCCCAGCTTGGGCAATTTGGATTATCTCTTCCACATCTTCGGTGTGCTTCACGTCCAACCCGCCACGCTTACTCAAAATTTTCGAGAAAACGCGAAGAGTTATTGGCTCGTCTTCTACTATCAGAACTGTTGTCATGCTTTGCTTTGGCTGATTTCCTATATATTGGGGCTGATAGGCATCGATAGCGCTATTTTGGCAACAGGCCAATAATCTGCTCTACAAACAGTTGATGGTCAACCACTGGTTTAGAGATGTAGCCATCAGCGCCACTCAGCTTGAGGAAGTTTTCGCGATCGCCTTCCATCGCGTGAGCCGTCACTAAAATAATCGGTAATTTAGCCGTTTGCGGGTCAGCTTTCAACATCTGCGTGATCTTGATACCGTCAACTGACTTTCCTTGGTAAACGCTGTGCGCCAAAGAAACATCCATCAAAATGATATCAGCTTCCCCAGCGTGGGCAATTTGCATCACCTCTTCCACATTTTCAGTATGCTTCACGCCCAAGCCGCCGCGCTTGACGAGAATCTTGGAAAAAACACGAGCATTTATTGGATCGTCTTCTACTATCAGAACGGTTTTCATGGAGCTTTTCCTTTTAAGTCGCGCTCTTTATGGAGAGTTTTCCTTAATACAATCTTGCTTGTAATCCTATAGTGGTCTAATGCGTTATTTTCGGCGGACTTTTGTTCATACATAACCTCTATAAAGTAACAGCTCCTTCCCAAATAGACTAAGGATTTGTATAGGAAACCTGCCATAATTCAGGCTACGGCGGAATAGCAAGAGTATGGGGAAGTATAAAGACTCATCATCAGTATAAGAGGAGCGAGAAGGGTTTGTTGATTGTGCTTATGCCAAAAAAGCTTTTTTCTTCTCCCTTCTTTATTGTGACGCGGAGCGATTGCTATGTTTAAAATACTGCCTCTTCTCTCCTACGTCATCTATCGTTGAAGCGAAAGATTTAGGTTATGCTTGTTGTGCCTTTTTATTCCAGGGGTGTATATGTTGAAAAAGTGGCTCTGCTGATTAAAAGCGATCGCTACTCCTTTCCCTGGGGGGTGTGTCTTGGGGAATATACCCCTTAGAGGGTGGCGCTTCGCCAGCACTATCGCTCTTCGCGTCGGCTAGCATATACCTTATGACAGCCTGAATTCTAACGAATCAGGAAACCAAGCGTATCGGCGATCGCTTGGGGGTAACGAATGCTCTCCCCGACCCAATTTTATAAGCTAGAACCAATAACCCCTTTTCTTTGTGTTTATACTTAGATAATCTCAGCCTGCTTGTAAACTTGCTCTTGCACTCACACAAGATTTTCTGTTTGTATTTAACAGTATGTTCCTCTCACTCTAGCTGCGTAATTTGTGGTATTCTGCGTTTCTAAACGCGGCATCCTTGGCAGGGAGAGCTTTTAGCGATCGCTTTGTTTCCACCTGAATGCTGTTTATTCTTGACGCGCTTTTGTGGTTATCTGGGAATATGCGATCGCTTGTCTCAACAGGTAGTTAGCCTATTTGTAGAGATTTTTATTTACAAAACAGAGACATTAATCTCTTGGGAAATGCGGTTAAATTTAGAGATAATATGTCTCGCGACTAATTGCAACTTGGTTGTGGGTGACGAGTATGATGCTGATTAACACTTATGATACCAGTTGGTACTTAGTCAACATCTAGTCCGGAAAATGCCGGGGAACCCAGGCTGCAACACTCAATCCAACTCGCAGCGTTACCTGGTGTTCTATACCAGATATAGCGAAAATTGTCAAAATATTGCCTGGTTTGACGATAAACCATCACTCTGAAGATACAGAATACTTTTTTTTGTCAGGAAATTAGGGAAAGAAACTCATGGCGAAACAGCTGAACCTGCTGGTTAATGACAGGGTAATCCCCACGGCTTTACACGCGGAGATGCAACGGTCTTATCTTGAATATGCCATGAGTGTGATAGTCGGGCGAGCGTTACCCGATGTCCGCGACGGTTTAAAGCCAGTGCATCGACGCATCGTGTATGCCATGCACGAACTGGGACTTACTCCAGACAGACCTTACCGCAAGTGTGCGAGGGTAGTTGGCGACGTATTAGGAAAATATCACCCGCACGGAGACCAAGCGGTATACGACGCCTTGGTGCGGATGGTTCAAGAGTTTTCTAGCCGTTATCCGCTGCTTGCCGGACATGGAAACTTTGGCTCGGTAGATAACGATCCGCCCGCAGCGATGCGATATACGGAAACAAGACTTGCTTCCATAAGCCATGAAGCGCTACTGGGTGAAATTGGCGAAGCTACGGTTGATTTTACCGGAAACTTCGATAATTCCCAACAAGAGCCAACAGTTTTACCAGCCCAACTGCCCATTTTGTTGCTTAACGGTTGCGCTGGAATTGCCGTAGGAATGGCAACAAATATTCCTCCACACAACTTGGGCGAGATCGTAGATGGCTTAATTGCTCTAATTGATAAGCCAGATTTACCCGATGAGAAGTTATTCGAGTTGATTCCAGGGCCAGACTTCCCTACCGGAGGGGAAATTATTGGCACATCTGGGATTAGGGAAGCTTATAGCACGGGCAGGGGTAGCATCCCAGTGCAGGGAGTAGCAAGCATAGAAGAAATCCAGGGAAGCAAGGGGCGCCAAAAGCGGCAAGCGATTGTGGTGACGGAGTTTCCTTTCCAGGTGAATAAGTCATCCTGGATTGAAAAGATCGCGGAACTGGTCAACGGGGGGAAGATACAGGGAATTTCTGACTTGCGAGATGAGAGCGATCGCGAAGGACTGCGCGTGGTTATCGAACTCAAACGCGACACCAACCCGCAAGAGATCCTCGCTCAACTCTACAGACAAACGGCACTGTGTACAAACTTTGGGGCAATTCTGTTGGCGTTGGTAGACGGACAACCGCGCATCCTGACATTGCGCCAAATGTTAGATCGGTTCCTCTCATTCCGAGAGCAAACTTTAACCCGTCAATACACCCACGAACTGGGCGAGGCTAGGCGACGCCTGCACATTGTTGAAGGGATCTTGACAGCATTGACAAACTTGGACGCAGCGATCGCCATCCTGAGAAATGCCCCAGATGGCAGCACGGCTAAACTTACTCTAAGCAGCGAATTCAATATCAGCGACAGCCAAGCAGATGCTATTCTCGCCATGCCACTAAGACGGCTGACTGGTATGGAACGGCAAAACTTACAGCAAGAATTTGACCAACTCAGCGGTCGCATCGACGAATTAGAGGGATTGTTGAACGATCGCCGCGAATTACTCAAAGCCTTGAAAAAAGACCTGCGATCGCTCAAACGCAAATACGCCGATCCTCGTCGCACCAGAATTCGCCTTTTAAAAGCAGGGGAACCAGAGAGCAAGGCCGCTAACGAGAAGGAGAGTAAGGGAACCGACGATAAAGGCAACAAAGGATCAGAAAAGTCCAAAAATCCCAAATCCCAACTCTCAAATCCCAAATCTCAAGAACAGGAGAATCCCAAATCCCCAGCCCCAAATCTACAATTGCATGCCGAACCCGCAGAAGAAGAGGTAGTTGTAGAAATTACCCAGCGGGGGTACGTGCGCCGCTTACCAAAAACTGGGAATAAATCTGCGTCTGCGAAATCTAATGATGATTTTGCTGTTCAAACTAAGCTCATTAGTACAGAACAAGATTTAGTCGTACTCACCAAACTGGGCAAAGCTTACCCCGTAAAAGTGGGAGATATTCCACCCACCTCTGGGGGAAGCAAGGGAACCGCACTGATCCAGCTTTTACCCACTTCGGCTCAATCTGAAACAGTAACGGGGCACTTTTTCCTAGCAGATGCCCAAAAAGCCGATTTGCTCTTACTTACTAAGCAGGGGAAAATCAAGCGCCTGCCTATGTTAGAACTTGCTACCCTTAGCGGACGGGGGCTAACGCTGATCAAGCTTAAAGATAATGACGAGTTACAGTATGCCACTCTTACTAAAGCAAAAGATCAGGTGGTAATAGCTACTTCCGGGGGACGTTTGCTGCGGCTGTTAGTAAATGACGAACATCTACCGCTAACAGGACGATTGTCTAGCGGTGTGCCAGCGTTGCGCGTGGGTCGTCAAGAGCAAATAGTTGGTTGTTTTATAGGGGGTGTATATGACAACATCTTGCTGGTTTCCCAGTTAGGGTACGCCAAGCGAATGCCAGTTTGCGCTATGCCGCTGTCTGTACCGGGTAATATTGGCACTCAGGCGCTACAGTTTACTAGCAAAACAGATTCAATGGCTGGAATGGTTGCTGCACCAGAAGGAGAATCGGCGAGTTTAGCGACGAGTACGCAGCGAATCGTGCGAATAGCTGTGGATTCGGTGAAGTTGTTTGGGAAAGATGGGGCGGGCGATCGCATCCGTCAACTCAACCCCGATGAAAAAGTCATCAGTGTCATTTCTTGTCGTTAGCCATTAGTCCGGAGTCCGGACTCCGGACTCCGGAGTCTGGAGTCTGGACTCCCAATCCCCAATTACCC is part of the Microcoleus sp. FACHB-831 genome and harbors:
- a CDS encoding ATP/GTP-binding protein; this translates as MRFSQGQNLRQIIPVVVTGTVGAGKSSFIRSVSDIAPVDTDRKATDETALMKKKTTVAMDFGRLHLGNKISVHLYGTPGQSRFDFMWDILIRRAAAYILLVDAHRPSDFRYARKILSFMKQRVNIPLIIGLTHTDCKGAWSKDNVAIALGFVDEKRRPPIVILNPTQRQSVVQLLTILVQQVLQRTR
- a CDS encoding type II toxin-antitoxin system HicB family antitoxin encodes the protein MKDYHINVFYSEEDEGYIADIPDLKYCSAFGETPEEAVREVIVAKAAWLEAASAEGKPIPLPRYRPIIYQVGT
- a CDS encoding efflux RND transporter periplasmic adaptor subunit — translated: MQLPNFFNGNSRTAARVAEPESAKTTPKSNPQKPPSPRKKGNNAYRWIIGLVAAGVLGVGSTTYYIKSRSTPQVEIDKLTVPVTSQTLSVRITASGSVVPIQSVNLSPKTSGRLAELRVEQSDKVRAGQIIGVMENREIKAQVRQAEANLAKAKAALADAQNGSRKEEIAQAQARLAQAEARLAQARTSRPEEISQSQARLAQAQARLAQAQAGRPEEIAQAQARLAQAEARLAQARQGRPEEISQAQAQVDDALGRVNQTQQRLKSYQTLLEKGAISQDQFNQVKTENTTAGAGLTQAQKRLELVKKGSRPEEIQALEAAAAEARSSLQQVKNGKPQEIDQLKAAVEEARSGLQQTQKGKRPEEIDQLEAAVVEARSALEQLKNGKSSEEIAQLKAAVDAAQAQLQAAQYQLEDTEIRAPFDGTVTQKYANVGAFVTPTTSASSTNSATSTSIVAIAKDLEIKAKVPEVNIGQIKPGQQVEIVADAYPEKVFKGTVRLVAPEAILDQNVTSFEVRLAIDTGKEQLRSGMNADLTFLGNQVNNALVVPTVAIVTEKGQTGVLIPDGKNEPKFKPIKIGSSIKDQTQILEGVTEGDRVFIDLPKNSKRNQPQNE
- a CDS encoding ABC transporter ATP-binding protein, which translates into the protein MEDVTKVYGMGDTEVRALAGVSLTVEQGEYCSIMGASGSGKSSAMNIIGCLDRPTAGHYYLDGEDVAQMEDSELANIRNRKLGFVFQQFHLLHQLTAMENVMLPMVYAGIPYAERRDRAREALVRVGLEHRLNNKPNQLSGGQQQRVAIARAIVNRPVLLLADEPTGALDSKTTQEVMGIFTELNESGITVVMVTHEPDVARLTKRIVWFRDGEVLHSHLTPDEIGKVAVG
- a CDS encoding pentapeptide repeat-containing protein; protein product: MEDGRKYLNRRKLLKRYAAGERDFAGIRISSSGLDGEDLREIDLSGADLIGVNLSGVNLSYANLSRAKMLCVNLTNANLSYANLRGVDLSGADCIGTDFSNASLNDAILTAAIFDGANLYRAAIGGTAKFIKTDLRGAKNFPPLGEGVFVYQTFREDGSFFEGPAWIE
- a CDS encoding type II toxin-antitoxin system HicA family toxin, which gives rise to MKKRKLLEKVLSGSKNIQFDEMVTLIEAFGFSLDRINGSHHIFKHPSVPGLINIQNKKGKAIPYQIRQFLLLIEEYALTLEDEL
- a CDS encoding roadblock/LC7 domain-containing protein, whose amino-acid sequence is MPINTAKLQSILQNFVTSASDVQGVALVSPDGLSLAATLPGEMDEERVAAMSAAMLSLGERIGSELSRGTIDRIYVEGDKGFGILTSCGEEAVFLVLASKAAKQGVLMLEIKRVLPELKTLLT
- a CDS encoding ABC transporter permease codes for the protein MDIVESVKMAATTLVANKLRSSLTMLGIIIGNASVIAMVGIGQGAQKLASEQFESLGPNVLFIIPGNQNAERNRDVPKTLVLADAEAIATQVPSVKDVAPQIQNRFPIVYRNKNTNTQIIGTTPAFLPVRSFNVAKGRFFNDQDIKGNNQVVVLGSEVATKLFGDTDPVNQRVRVKNLGFEVIGVMESKGSFLGSNQDDTIYVPITTMANRLTGRTSPYGLEVSFISVSAKDEANSRAAQFQIANLLRLRHKIVDEDDFTVRNQKDLLQIVNTISGSLTLLLAATSAISLLVGGIGVMNIMLVSVTERTQEIGLRKAIGAQEQDILIQFIIEAVILSAAGGLVGTVLGVGGIGLISALTPLKAGVSPIAIIMAVSISGGIGLFFGVVPARRAAKLDPIVALRSA